The genomic segment GGAAATTTCCGTCTCGCCGTTTATATGCGCTTTCATGCGAATGGACTCCAGCGCATTAAACAAAAAATGGGGATTGATTTGGCTCGCCATCATTTTAAGCTTAATATCCTTCTGCCTCAGCTCCAGCTGATCCTGCTGCCGCTGGGACTCGGAAACCTCGTCCATCAGCCCGCGAATGCTGACCACCATATTGTTGAACTGCCGCGAGAGCAGCCCAATCTCATCATTGCCGTCCACCGTAGCCACCGTCGTCAAATCGCCCATTGCTACTTTGTTGAGGTTTTTATGCAGCAGCAGCATGCGCGTCGCGAGCAGTCCCGAGAAAAAATAAATGAGCAAAAACGCAATCGCCAAACTAATGCCCATAATCGTCAGTCCCAAAATGCTAATACGATTCGCTTCACTGACGATGCTGTCGATCGAAAAGACGGATACGATGCGCAAACCATTGCGGCTTGATTGCGGGATAAGCTCCTCCATGACAAGCCGCGAACGCTTGCCTTCATACAAAATTTCAAAGGTGCCTGGCCCTTTCCCCGACAATTGGCTGGAAAAATCGAGATTGGATAAATTCAGCCCTACCTGCTTGGGGTTGCTGGCCGCCACAATATAGCCGGAATCATCAAAGATCATCGTATCGAAAGGCTCCTGGCTAAGCAGCGCATTCAGCTTCCCTTGATTAATGCCAATGACCAGCACGCCGCTTGTCCGATAAGTAGGAAACGGTATTTTTCGAACTAGGCTGAGATAATTTTTATTTTTCTTCGTCTCATCCTTGATGTACATCCAGTGGATGCCGACTTCCCCCATCGCACTTTTGTACCAGGATGCCTCTGCGGTGGCTTTGCTTGTTTTGATAAATTCCCAGTTATCGAGAATCGTTTCGTTCGTCGTATAAAAGCGGATATTATTGATTTCCGAATACAGCTGCATATAGTCTTTAAACGCCCGAAATTCCCACAATGCGCTTACAGCCTCAAACGTAGATTCATAATTGGTGTTCACCGTGCTTCGCAGCGCATTGTCAAACAGCATTTTATCCGAAATTGTGATGGGCATCCGAATAATGTCATCCGTCTGCTTCTTGATTTTCTCTACGTTGTTCAGCGTCTGCTGCGTCGCCTGATTCAGCACATTTTGACGAAAAGCCGCCGTTAAAATAATGCCGACAAGCAGCACCGGAATGCAGACGACAAGCAAAAATGAAATCACCAGCTTATGCTTAATGCGAACATCGTTCATCTTTCTGACGAAGGCAGATTGTTTCTTCACTCGGCAAATGCCCCTTCTTCTGTTACTTCTTATATTTGCAGCTTCAATTCGTGGCAAAAATGTAAGAAAGCGTTCTCGAAAGCCCAGCTTCTATTATAAAATGCAGCACCCCAGATGTATACCCTGCTCCTCCCGCTCCGGGAACGTGCCAAATAAGCCTGCCTGCCCGCCGGCAGCAAACTAAGGGTTTGGCTTGCGCATGCTTATGCCCAGACTGGCAAGGTGAAACGGCTTCCGCCGTCCTCTGGCGGCGCGGCGCGTTTCAGTCCGAGAAATATAGAGAAAGGATGGCGAAAGCAGATCCTTTCCTATATTTAAAAAAGACCGCAAGTTCATAAAGAGCCTGCGGCCTAACGATCCTTCATATGCTTTTAGGAAAAAATAAAGCTGCTCAACCGCACGCTGCCGCTCAGCGCAATATAAACGTCCGCCTGCGGGGAAATGCCCGCTGCAAGCGATGCCGAAACGCTCTGCCACTGCTGCTCGCCGCCAGCGGGCACCGTCAGAACGGCTGCTTGTTCAGCCTCAGCAGCGCCTAAGCGCACCGTCAGCGTGCCGCCAGCCGGTCCGCCGCTAACCCGCGCCTCGATGGCTGCTGGAGCAGCGCTCCATTGCACATCTGCAAGGCGTATCCAGCCAGCGTTTGATGCATCCTTCAGCCGCACGCAGGTGCCGCTTTCCTTGCTCTCATCAAGCAGCACGCCGGAGTAATCATCATAGTTTTCCGCGCGCGTCAGCTGCGTCAGCAATCTTGGCGGAATGCTCTCGCCTTCGATGGAAAGCTCGGCTGTCAAGCGGATGTCGCTTGACGAGCTGCCGGCCATCAGGCTGTAAACGCCTGACTCCAGACAGAAGCGGTCCCGCGTCACATCCCACATGGAAAGCTCAGCTGCGCTAATCGCGATCTGAACCGTAATGCTTTCCTGCGGCTGCAAGTAAACGCGCTCGAACCCAACGAGCTGCTTCACCGGACGTTTAACTCGCGAGGCATTCGCGCGGGCATACAGCTGCACGACTTCGCCGGCCTCCACACTGCCCGTATTCGTTACTCGAATGCTGGCTGTCCAGCCTTCGCCCGTT from the Paenibacillus sp. BIHB 4019 genome contains:
- a CDS encoding sensor histidine kinase, with product MKKQSAFVRKMNDVRIKHKLVISFLLVVCIPVLLVGIILTAAFRQNVLNQATQQTLNNVEKIKKQTDDIIRMPITISDKMLFDNALRSTVNTNYESTFEAVSALWEFRAFKDYMQLYSEINNIRFYTTNETILDNWEFIKTSKATAEASWYKSAMGEVGIHWMYIKDETKKNKNYLSLVRKIPFPTYRTSGVLVIGINQGKLNALLSQEPFDTMIFDDSGYIVAASNPKQVGLNLSNLDFSSQLSGKGPGTFEILYEGKRSRLVMEELIPQSSRNGLRIVSVFSIDSIVSEANRISILGLTIMGISLAIAFLLIYFFSGLLATRMLLLHKNLNKVAMGDLTTVATVDGNDEIGLLSRQFNNMVVSIRGLMDEVSESQRQQDQLELRQKDIKLKMMASQINPHFLFNALESIRMKAHINGETEISSIVHMLGKLIRRNLEIGAGKIRLKDELEIVRCYLEIQKFRYGNDRLTFNLELDPHAQSLDIPPLIIQPLIENAVIHGLENIDEGGCVTVTTLLRDRVLHVKVSDNGIGIDEARMDEIMLALGDMDDEQEYRIGLRNVHQRLVLLYGQASGLQIMSGGEDGGTTITFQIPQAQGGQEDA